In one Tripterygium wilfordii isolate XIE 37 chromosome 22, ASM1340144v1, whole genome shotgun sequence genomic region, the following are encoded:
- the LOC119991497 gene encoding aspartyl protease APCB1-like: MEGKRLIIVLPSMMMIVVLLCTIFEGSLATSSIVFSLSGNAYPKGAYFVDIHIGDQAEPFELHVDTGSSLTWVKCVEPFENYAQPQEGLYKPPKHSIVQCQDPLCAVVQGKKYNCENTTNRCDYIFEYDDGSLAHGYLVNDHFHLRLFNGSIIRSLLVFGCGYKQTGAFDGAGIFGLSRGPLGFSSQIHSQGLTQQVTSHCLSSRGGGFLFIGDDLVPPSGISWTPITSTSNHGQDYGSGPVELLFNGSSTQVRGLQFIFDSGSDLSYLNHPPYQDTLDWISDALKRTPLIRTQPMGIFPICWKHNKSPIRSFDDVKNYFKSLTLNFTNVPNVKLNLPVHAYLIRVGVNVCLAILDCGQVDVENPNVIGVFSMQDKLMIYDNVNHRIGWASSNCNMPAWR, encoded by the exons aTGGAAGGCAAAAGGCTAATCATTGTGTTGCCATCAATGATGATGATTGTGGTGTTGCTATGCACAATATTTGAAGGCAGTCTGGCCACCTCCTCTATTGTCTTTTCTTTGAGCGGGAATGCTTATCCTAAAGG GGCCTACTTCGTGGACATCCATATAGGAGACCAAGCCGAGCCATTTGAGCTTCACGTTGATACTGGTAGTAGCCTCACTTGGGTCAAGTGCGTAGAACCTTTTGAGAATTACGCTCAG CCCCAAGAAGGTCTATACAAACCGCCAAAACATAGCATTGTGCAATGTCAGGATCCCTTATGTGCTGTTGTTCAAGGAAAGAAATATAATTGTGAAAACACAACAAATCGATGCGACTATATTTTTGAATATGATGATGGCAGTTTAGCTCATGGTTATCTAGTCAATGACCATTTTCATCTGCGCCTTTTCAATGGCTCTATCATTCGTTCACTTTTGGTATTCGG GTGTGGATACAAACAAACGGGAGCTTTTGATGGGGCTGGAATCTTTGGTCTAAGTAGGGGTCCGCTTGGCTTCTCATCACAAATACATTCACAGGGTCTAACACAACAAGTGACTAGTCACTGTTTAAGTAGTAGAGGAGGTGGCTTTTTGTTCATTGGAGACGATCTTGTTCCTCCTTCAGGAATCTCTTGGACGCCTATCACAAGCACAAGTAATCATGGACA GGACTACGGATCAGGACCAGTGGAGCTCTTGTTTAATGGAAGTTCAACTCAAGTAAGAGGACTTCAATTCATTTTTGATAGTGGATCCGACTTATCCTACTTAAACCACCCTCCCTACCAGGACACACTTGATTGG ATTAGCGATGCCCTGAAAAGAACACCATTGATTCGTACACAACCGATGGGAATCTTTCCTATTTGTTGGAAACACAATAAAAGTCCTATTAGATCCTTTGATGATGTTAAAAACTACTTCAAGAGCCTGACCTTGAACTTCACAAATGTACCAAACGTTAAGCTGAATTTACCAGTCCATGCTTATCTCATACGTGTTGGG GTAAACGTGTGCTTGGCTATTTTAGATTGTGGCCAAGTAGATGTAGAAAATCCGAATGTAATTGGAG TCTTTTCGATGCAAGATAAGTTGATGATCTATGATAATGTTAACCATCGCATTGGATGGGCTTCTAGTAACTGCAACATGCCCGCATGGCGTTAA
- the LOC119992329 gene encoding 28S ribosomal protein S29, mitochondrial, with the protein MLRSLLRASALTSPQFLRASAIPSIHPSTQNDIHLCFYASKAAKTAKKPDPKSKVKSKSKSKSKTEADTEGAAGLSELDMAVSDDGATRARLLAEDAKDSSLDVGLNGRPLFTSTPSLALLTRKDTCSYFKFSEDGLNAVLPEGLPKGMVTEFEESMRRALLVRQSFLDLRDNFRRIVDPPLSSSDGKGSKARKQIVLDGPVSCGKSITLAMLVHWARDEGWLVFYVPRGREWAHGGFFYKNPQTGLWDTPLQAENVLKDFLKYNEPRLKLLPCHVFDPIPLGEGAGVGWPKVDDSVSIPEGSMLYDLVQIGIRSTYAAVGVVVRLRKELALVKDVPVLIAIDQYNNWFTFSEFQEPVTVRSCRPIHARELAMVNAFRSMMHNGMMVGAFSHSTAVGKLRKDLPDVPVDARIFLPRYTLDEAASVCHYYLRQRLVRREAFSEENWRKIYYLSNGNGAEMRSLIPLMR; encoded by the exons ATGTTGCGTTCTCTTCTCAGAGCTTCTGCTCTCACGAGTCCGCAATTTCTCAGAGCTTCTGCCATTCCTTCAATACATCCAAGTACTCAGAACGACATTCATCTTTGCTTCTATGCTTCGAAGGCCGCCAAGACTGCGAAGAAGCCCGATCCCAAATCGAAAGTGAAGTCCAAATCCAAGTCGAAATCAAAAACGGAAGCTGATACTGAAGGCGCCGCCGGATTGTCCGAGTTAGACATGGCAGTCTCCGATGACGGCGCCACTCGTGCCCGCCTCCTGGCGGAGGACGCGAAGGACTCGTCTCTCGATGTGGGGCTGAATGGTCGCCCTCTGTTCACCTCCACTCCTTCTTTGGCACTACTCACTCGCAAGGACACCTGCTCCTACTTCAAATTCAG TGAGGATGGACTAAATGCGGTATTACCTGAAGGGTTGCCGAAGGGTATGGTGACGGAGTTTGAGGAGTCCATGCGGAGGGCATTGCTGGTTCGGCAGAGCTTTTTGGATCTTCGTGATAATTTTAGGCGCATTGTTGATCCGCCATTGAGCTCCTCTGATGGTAAAG GTTCAAAAGCTAGGAAGCAGATTGTCTTGGATGGTCCTGTTAGCTGTGGAAAGAGTATTACACTTGCAATGCTGGTTCACTGGGCCCGTGATGAGGGTTGGCTGGTGTTTTATGTTCCTAGAGGCCGGGAGTGGGCTCATGGAggatttttctataaaaacccGCAAACTGGTTTATGGGACACTCCTCTTCAGGCTGAAAATGTTCTCAAG gATTTTCTGAAATATAATGAACCCCGCTTAAAACTATTACCATGCCATGTGTTTGATCCTATTCCTTTGGGAGAGGGTGCTGGTGTTGGATGGCCGAAAGTGGATGACTCCGTGTCAATTCCTGAAGGTTCAATGCTGTATGACTTGGTTCAAATAGGAATCAGGTCCACATATGCAGCCGTTGGAGTAGTGGTTCGTTTGAGGAAAGAGTTAGCACTAGTGAAAGACGTACCTGTACTCATTGCAATTGATCAA TATAACAACTGGTTTACATTTAGTGAGTTTCAAGAGCCAGTAACTGTTCGTTCTTGTCGACCAATACATGCTAGAGAACTTGCCATG GTGAATGCTTTTAGATCCATGATGCATAATGGCATGATGGTCGGTGCCTTTTCTCATTCGACAGCAGTTGGAAAACTTCGTAAAGATCTGCCAGATGTTCCTGTAGATGCTCGTATCTTCTTACCTCGCTACACTCTAGATGAGGCGGCATCCGTATGCCATTACTATCTCAG GCAAAGACTCGTTCGTCGAGAAGCATTTTCAGAGGAGAACTGGAGGAAGATATACTACTTATCAAATGGGAATGGAGCAGAAATGAGGAGCTTGATTCCTTTGATGAGgtga